The Tripterygium wilfordii isolate XIE 37 chromosome 5, ASM1340144v1, whole genome shotgun sequence DNA segment AAAGCCATTTACCGGCAATTGTGTAGATCGTGTTCCAACAATTGCCTCTTAAgatgtacaaaaaaaaagagcctATTCATTAGcatgtatgtatgcatatacCTGCTATGTACGTGATCGATGATCCTGATGGAGACCCATCGCGACCGActattgttatatttttatatattcagTGGTCAGTGCCACTGTTTGTGTAGACTTCCAAACATACATATGTGATACATATGTAGACCTAGAACATGAGAGCTATACATCTTGATTGAAGGTTGACAAACTAGCTATCACATGCATCTTTGATCCTTATCTCTTGTCAATTTTCCCCAATTATTGGCCCTCGATGACGATATTTTCAGTTCCCTAGCTAGCTAATAAGAGCCTGCCTAAGACAGAGTCACGGTCTAGCTAGCTACCATTTCATGCATAATTGACAATTAATATTACTagcccctctccctctcccttaattaatttgtttagcaGATGCCGACAATGACGTTCAAACCGGACCCTATTTCATGCATACCTAACCTTATCTGTAATTTCAATATTTCGTGCCCGACTGAGTCAAATTATTATAAGAAAAGGACGCTAAAAATAGGACGAACTAAATTAATTGTATATTTCCATTATTAATTGGCAATGTGGAATGGATTGATTGGTGTTGACATGAATCTTTTGATACGTTGGAAGTAAGTAACCTAGTCAAAAAGGATACTATCTTTAACATGTAGGGTGTACATTAATTGGTTGCTTTCAAGTAGTCTTAGATAATAGATATGTGTCTATGCACTCTCACAGTCTATGTAATAAACTCcacaattaaattaatattaaaaaaaaccacaaCTAAATACAATAATGAAGATTCATTGTGAGCCTAAAGAAGGGTGTGGGGAGTTGAAAGtgatgatgacgacgacgaTGATAGAGGACTGGAGGGATGACTTTCCTGGGAATTAGTTGAGTTTTCCAGGAAAGTTCCTCTCGTCATATTTATTGCTCCACACCATAATTTCAGGGCATTGAATTTATGAGTTCAGAGTATTTGCTCTCAACGTACAACCAATCATGTTAGCGTGCCTCTAACGTATACATCGCTTTTAGTACTTTCTTTACCCCAAACCCATCTTGACTAGGGTTGTATCCCAACCGAGCTTGATTCGAGCTTAATATGTGAGCTCTAATCTTGACTCTGCATTGTGAATATATATTCCATATATTATTGTGAAGTTATAGGAGTTTAGATGTAGAGGTCCCAGTCCCACACAATAGAAGACCAGACCTTCATGGAGAATCCCATAATGAGAATGGGAGATAAAAGAGGTGAGGTGAGGAGAGCCACTGGGACATCACGTGGAGTGGGAGCCATTAACGCCCTTAAAGGTACATATCCTCGCAAGACCAAGACCTTGATATCACCtctcattatttgtatattgaaAAGcgaatataaaaaattaatccCTGTTCTTTTCTTTGTCTACACGACTCTCACCACTCATTTTCCATTTACGATCCTTTAAAAActaaacaaactgaattttgtagACAAACCCCACGTGACCCAACCGTCCTCTCTCAGTCTCACACACACATTCATCTGAATCATTATCCccatttttatctttaatttcccTTTATGATTATTCATGGCATGCGATAGAgatttttctttgcttcttttctttcttttttatccaAATCGAGTACCTAAAAAAGGATTGAGATATGATGCTACACGCGGTTTCTGTCACTAATTAAAGAGACTCGAGCGTCATACTTAGATAATGTTATTTGTCTCATATCGCTTGGCTAAGTTAATTGATGTGGATTTATAAGTGTAAATCTCCTCTCATATGTATGAGTATGAGGCATTTTTCCTTGTGTATATAAAGAGgacattaaaattaaaattaatagaaGACATGATtgagaaggagaaagaagaagacatGATTGATAAGTATGTATACATAATTACTAGCTATATTAATTTCtacaaattaaataattacaCTAGCTAATACAATATTTAACCCCTAACCAAAAAATAGAGGGATCGATCCTgagaatctatatatatatatatttttttttctttatgtttcTAATTTAATCTTGTAATTGAATTTCAAGTTAATTTCAACAAGCTGCGGAAGGATTAGTGAAGGGATTGTAGAAGCGAGGCTTTGGAGCCTTGGTTGCGCCCCCGTGGTCGGCACCGGCGAGTCTTTCACAAGAAGGGCAGATGGTGAGAGTGGCCGCCGGCGTGTGCATGTAACAGGGTTGTGGCAGTTTGAGTGCTTTAAGCTCTTGGAGCTCCTTTTGTAGCCTTCTGTTCTCGTCAGTCAGCGTCTCGCAGCACTTCTTCAACAACTCGCAATCCACCTCTGTTTGCTTCAGCTTTGTCCTGCAAGTTTTAATAACAAATAAATCTCTCTATAATCTCAGATTAAATTAGATTCagtcatgatatatatatatatatatatatatatataattctttgCTTGATATTAATTAAATTGATTACCTGGCTCTCCTGTTTTGGAACCACACTTCAACTTGTCGTTGCCGTAGATTCAACTGCCTTGACAAAGCCTGCTTCTGTTTCTGTTCGATAATTCAAGAAAGTAAATTAAGGATaccaaaaagagagaggaattgATTTTATAATTAGTTAACTTACAGGATTGAGAGTGCTGTGTTGCTTAAAGCTTTCCTCTAAGAGAGCAGATTGTTCTTTGGTGAGCCTAAGTTTCTTTCTCGCATTACTACCATCTTCATCCTCGTCACTAACTCTGGAAGAAACCCTTTCGGTCTCGATCTCGATCTCTGTCTCTTCACTGCTAAGGTCTCTCTCCCTCTTGACCGAGAACGACGAAACAGCACTAGTGCTATGAGGTGAAGAAGTTTGACGGTACAAGTCACCATTACTAGACTCTTCAAGgatcatattattattattattattattcttattcttTCTGGTTCCAATCTGACGATGATCACCGGATAGGCCCAGAGTCAGAGACGGTTCAATTTCATCAAACTTGAGGGACACTGAATGCTTCATAATCTTGGGTGTAGTAGAAGACGTTGGACTGAAGCCTAACCCAAGAACAAGCCCTGTGTTGCACCCATCATCCAAACCCATTTAGCtatcttgattttcttcttgtGCGTGAGATATGGAGAAGCTAATCAAACGAATGGATATatgggtttgaaaaccaaaggAGTCTTAATTCTtaaagaggaggaggagcaaAAGCAGGAAGAGGAGAATGAGAAAGACACTCttattgtgtttgtgtgtgtggaaTGTGAGTGGGGCTTGGGTGGGTGTGGGTGGGGTGGCTAATGGCTATGATTATTAAtcaaaaggaaattaaaaggaATGAATTTCCAAtagaataaatataaataaaaaaaaaggaatgttGACGTGGGAAATTATCAATACAGAGGTTGACCATTTCAACTAtaataacctaaaaaaaaacaagcacacaaaataactctacacactctctctcacaGAGTGGGAGACAGACACATCAAGAGAATGATTCGCCACCCCTTAACGTACCAAAGATTAACTATATTATTACTATTACACCACTTACTTTActttgcatatgcatatgtgtatatatatattcctttaaTTACATGGTACCAATTATTGGCCAACTCTTTATCTACCCTCCCCAGTCCCCACGCTCTTTCCTGACTCCATCTAAGTCTTGCCTTCATTCAAAGGTTACTTTTTTAACTGATTTTATCCAATTAATGACTCACCTCCATAATTCCATTAATTTTGAAAGAGATTACTACGGTaatcataattaattatatataagttCCAACACACATGCATGATGAAGTACTGCCTCCCACTCCCTTCATGCTCTCGATATGGGTATATATCATGTCATCAGTCCTTGCGTACTAATATAGCATTAATGTAGTTATAACATACTGTACAATTTTAATAAGCATGGTCGATCATAGTGGGTAGTTTAATTTCTTTCCATATTTTCAATCAGTACTAGGGATTAGAAAGGGATGcccactatatatatagatatatatacatgtcctcattatttcttgtttgttatcagggaattaaaataatattgaaaCATAATATGAAACAGTACcaacaaattaaaaagaaagtAGGTAGAAGACACTATATTGGAGTTTCAAAGACCCTATAATGGTGCCAGGAATATGATTCATCAACAAGAATCCGGATCTttgcttaactagaaagttgatGTGGAGTGCTTTGGACCAACTAGCTAGTAACTactcctctctctctacatGTAGTCGTGTACAAACCACTTTCAGTAATGCTTTGTCGGCTATGGGGATAAGATGTTAGGTCACCCATCCAACATATATGATTATTCCTTTTTAATTGATCAATTAATTCAAATGTTGTTTAGTGAAATTGTCACACGAGTTTCTATTAGTGATTCCATTATAATAACTGAAAAATATTTTGTAGGTAAGACATATGATAAGAATTATGCCTGTTATGGCATTTAGATGGTCCCTCctcgaaatatatatatattaatgggtTAGAAAGGTGTAGTCCACAAGTTTCCAGGAAATATAATGCCACATAATTAGGAGATTAATTGCTTTTCAGGTGTTCAAACTTTGATTAAAAGTCATAGTTTTCAACTGTCAttggattttaattaaaaaagaaaaaaggccttacaataggcaaactaatctatctatctatataaaagtagaatacatcttcacttttttttttcactctcaAAACTGAAAACTTCCAAGATTTTTTCagactttttaatttttattatttttcaaatcaTTTAATCATCATTATCTTTTAGTTGCTTTATTATAACAGtaaaaaagtttgattttccatcttttttcttctaacaaccatttaaaattttctttatccttttgcttattaattttccaaaattaattataaaaaataaataattgtttttaCTCACTTAGATGAATAATTATACTAATTGTATTTGAACTTTTATCCTAAATAAAACCAGATTATTTAATTGCATAGGAAGATCACAAAACAATTGTTGTTTTCAAAGACAACAATTAAGATTCTCTtttccaacaaaataaaaaggaaattcTAGCATTATATAGTGCTAATTTTATCCTTAatcatattttttgttattatctttttcacaatattattattatcctTATCACTTTACCCATGATTTTAATCcttaataattttttcataattaCATGAATTTTTAATTTCCTAAACCTCAATACCTTCaacataataattaaaatcaaatttctttgataatcaaatcactaattaataattttataatttaaatatttagttatttaatGTTAATGAGGACTTCTTTATGTAAAGATATTTGAATCCATgttttcaaatttgaatttttcatcatcttcatcctaACATACACCTATTTAAGTTTTTATTATCCTTTTAgtctttaaaatttttatttaaatgcacatatttttttttcactttcttgATCAGATTTTTCTCACAACCTACCTTTGCTTATCAAGATGAGTAAATACCCCTCAAGCAAATCTCTGAGAACATCTTATAAAGATAAAAGTACATATttgttatgttagaaattattTTTATCATTGTACTAATGATTGACACAAAACTCTATGattattgaaaaataatttgcaaacaaagaaaataacccACCCCCTTCATATGAAGTCGATTTTTATGCTGAATCGGTTCAAGATGGTCGTATGATCTGCGATAGTTCGATGGACAAATCAAATTTtccaataaataatattaatagtaAATTCAGAttatactcaatttttttttaaaaaaatatcatttctcCTGTGAATATAATAGAACTTGGTTATTGTTTTTTCGAAAttagttataaaaaataaataattatttttactcACTTAGATGAATAATTATACTAATTTTATTTAAACTTTTAATCCTTAatcatattttttgttattatatttATCACTTTATCACTATTTGATTATAATTTTGATTAAaatgaattttttgaaaattttacaatataataattataattatttttttaagttcTATATTTAACAAACTTTATGATTATCTCtatcattataaaaaaaaattggcaactttttgaaaatttaattcagatattttttaaaagtctaGAATAATAAATCATAAACGATAGATTGTTAGaatttaaaataagaaaattcaaattaaattatcaaattacAAATCATATCCAAACATCTCATCACTACTTTTTAATTAGAATTAAATATATTACGtctaatttaatttctttgatttataagcaaagtaatcaaatataatattaattttaaaatttaatttagttACGAATTATAGCACTTAATCAttgaatttaaatttgatttaataatttttttagcactttataaatttattcaaaatatttttttcatttttttttgctttgatttatttgttattgaaaattattatattaaattcaacaattttaaattttgttaaaatatatttaaagtcTACTGataaaaataatcaaattcaaacaTGAAATTTTAATCCTTAATCGTATTTGattcttattaattttaattcttATTAATGTTAATTCAGTTTCAATTTTATACAtcatttaataatatatatatatatatatgagtgtttttgttgaaaaaaagtgaatcttatatatgtgtgtgtgtgatagaAGTGTTGTCTTTGAAAGAAAGaagttaaattatatatatatgtgcgtaTATATGTTATTCATCTAAAATTAGCACTATATAATGCTAGAATtccctttttattttgttggaaaAGTGAAACTTAATTGTTGTCTTTGAAAACAACAGTTGTTTTGTGATCTTCCTATGCAATTAAATAATATGGTTTTATTTAGGATAATCACTCCAAATTTTgctttatataaaataaattttcgtgttttttaatataaattgatCTAATTTCTATAATATTAGATAGACGTGTCataagagaaaataaagaacattaataatatattattcagTGCACAGATGATTATGCAGTTTGATAGGTTATATACATGAAAATTATTCATCCACAATTGGGTGTAAAAAACAAACTCTAAAGACCGTTTATATTGGCAAAATAGCATAAttaactttatttattttataaacaaaattctcaaaaaatatatttcaaaatgaaataaattttatgttaATGTATTTATAATTGTATGTAGATGGACTGAATGATGTTCATATATTTGAGGTCAATGAAGTTGGTGTGCTGAAGGTATGGTTTCATCAATATAATATGCATATCCAAAAATTTACTTCAATGATGTTTGTATTTATATTCCAATTTAATAACTAAATATTCAATAGTAGTATTGAAATCTTTGGCATTTGATAACATGTACTATAGGTAACGACCATGATATGAGCTTAGAAGATATAGGTATTGAATCTGATCTTGAAGGTAAAAATGACATGTGAAGTTGTTgcatttaattgatttaatgtatAGTAGCTCTCAATAAAATAACATGATCGTATTCTAATGATTTTCACACTTAATTATTTTGAAGGTGATGATCAGTTGGATCGGATATATTACAAAGGGTTGcacttattttttatattattatatatttaataatatatattgttgtatcTTTAGTTAATTCAGATTATTACAAGTTGATAAGCCTTTGTTTTAAAATATGTGATTCTTAGATCCTTAATTCTATTACTTGTAGACTATTGGGACATTGATGATCAAATCTTTGAATGTGAAAGTTGTGATTCTCTCTTTTAGTTCAAAGAGCGAATAGGAAAATGGAGGATGTCAACAACTAAAATTTTCATTATATTGTATGCAAGGAAAAATACAATTTCTATTGAAGGGAGAACCTCCGCAACCATTAAATGATATTTTACACAAAGGGGATACTAAaagcaaatattattttgaaaatattcgaGCTTTCAACATgatgttttgtcttacattaATGGGAGGAGAGATGACAGCAACGTTAATAGAGAGGGACATGACCTTTTACACTAGATTGCGTTTATTGACATAGATTGTGTTTTCAgcgaaaaaaaaatactaaattaattatgtggtaTTTTGCATGAAACAAACTAAAAATAACCCCATGGAGTACTCTGTTTATTTAAGCAACTATATttggatatatttttgtttcttttctctgAAATTTATGTTAGGTGATCAAGAAAACTATATACTCATAATCCAATCTTTATTTAGTAATATATTTCTGAATTAATATTTTATAGTAAACATAATTATGCATACACTTTTCTCAACTCACTTTGTGTTGTTTCTTCTATGAACAATTATTTGCatgaaattataaatatttttttattcgtGCATCGCACGGGTCCAAACACTAGTTAGGTTACAATCTAGAAAATAAGTCTCTTCAAACTTTTCTCGATCCAAACATCCAGTAAGACCCCTTTGTCACTTCACGTACCCGAACTGTCCGGACGGCTAAACCCCCGTCCAAATGATAACTACTCCAGCAACGCCTCCACACACAATCCGAATCGACTCTAAATTTATTGATTAATCATAGGTGTGTCTACACTATGTGTTTAGTGGGGAGTATGCGCCTAAACTTTTGAAAGAATTATGAGGTGGATGGAGGGACGACTTTACCTAATCTGTGTCGACTCTCCATTTTGCAATACCGATCGATATTGGAAGACCAACTTCGTATGTACGTTACTGAGACTATTAGTTGAGTAAGGATATTACATGAAAATTTGACATAAATCTTAGAACTTTTGACTGAAATTGTCATACGACCTCACTggaagtacatatatatatatatatatgaaacttttgacaaaaatttcagatcaacaATGACAATGTTAGAGATCCCAGTAATAATCATTCCAGAAGCATCCTAGCAGTGTGTGACATACATCTATTGAGTGTGGTGACATCATAGCAAGGAGCCATTGAAAATAATATCCAATGAATGCATGTCACACACTGTTGGGATGTGTCTGAGATGGTTATTATtgggatttttatcattttttatttcagaTATCTATTAGGTTTAAATGATGGAGTATTAATAAATTGATAATGTATTATGTATCTCGTGTATCGGTTTTTTCCCCAAGTCTAACTTTTTTGAAGAATATTTGCATATAATTgttaatcaaaataatattcTATTTGATTGAAATTCAGATAATGAGATATTCTCTCTCTAAAGATGAACAGAGAACACGTGTCGGCAGAAGAAAAGTGAGGTGGGGGAGACAGGTAGGAGCCACCAATGATTTGGTATGATGGGCATTTGATTTCGGGGGAGGGTGGATTTGGAATATTGGAGGGTACAAGTTGGCAAATGATGGAGTGGAGCTGCTCTGATTATTGTGTGTTGAGTGTGCATGGCATGTTTTAATTTGTTCCCTCTCCACTCTCCTCCTTTTAAGGCCAGCCGACCATGTTGCTTTGCAACTGTGGAGCTGAGTGAATCTACCATAGTTTTAATTAACGATGGACGATCGAGTTTTTTgatatcttttttaaaaaaaataatgtatttgATGAGACAAATTAAAAGCCTATAATTTCTATGACCTAATGAAAAAAAGATTCTAATTCTCAATATGA contains these protein-coding regions:
- the LOC119998670 gene encoding homeobox-leucine zipper protein HAT22-like → MGLDDGCNTGLVLGLGFSPTSSTTPKIMKHSVSLKFDEIEPSLTLGLSGDHRQIGTRKNKNNNNNNNMILEESSNGDLYRQTSSPHSTSAVSSFSVKRERDLSSEETEIEIETERVSSRVSDEDEDGSNARKKLRLTKEQSALLEESFKQHSTLNPKQKQALSRQLNLRQRQVEVWFQNRRARTKLKQTEVDCELLKKCCETLTDENRRLQKELQELKALKLPQPCYMHTPAATLTICPSCERLAGADHGGATKAPKPRFYNPFTNPSAAC